Proteins from a single region of Bogoriella caseilytica:
- a CDS encoding (deoxy)nucleoside triphosphate pyrophosphohydrolase, whose translation MTPRLVAAAAILDSLGAPRQVLAARRSAPEKLAGRWELPGGKVEPGEAPEAALHRELAEELGVRVRVGPILAAADGGDWPILDGLAMRVWLAELISAGGEASSPLAPQPLPQPLQDHDEVRWLKAEDMLDVDWLAPDIPIARALQAHVRA comes from the coding sequence GTGACTCCCCGCCTCGTTGCTGCCGCCGCGATCCTCGATTCCCTCGGCGCCCCACGGCAGGTGCTTGCCGCGCGGCGCTCGGCACCGGAGAAGCTCGCCGGCCGCTGGGAACTCCCGGGCGGCAAGGTGGAACCCGGCGAGGCCCCCGAGGCCGCCTTGCATCGCGAACTCGCCGAGGAGCTCGGCGTCCGCGTGCGGGTGGGACCGATACTCGCAGCCGCCGACGGCGGTGACTGGCCCATCCTCGACGGGCTGGCCATGCGCGTGTGGCTGGCCGAACTGATCAGCGCCGGCGGCGAAGCGAGCTCCCCCCTTGCGCCGCAGCCGCTGCCCCAGCCCTTGCAGGACCACGACGAGGTGCGGTGGCTGAAGGCGGAGGACATGCTTGATGTCGACTGGTTGGCGCCGGATATCCCCATCGCCCGCGCCTTGCAGGCGCACGTGCGGGCGTGA
- a CDS encoding transglutaminase family protein, translated as MSRNKGRHYLLAHRASYSYPDEVTNSYGRALLLPRQISGQRVHHAELQVDPAPAESSERLDVAGNRTSYFHVTAPHKILEVSATSLITVTRRRPDLHSMPSPAWADAVSAVSGVRATGRGGQGEGPAAIMAVVDGVLASEYATPSEAVLEYALPSFMGGVTLTEAFMGLCRRLSEDLQYQPGHAGSSLESVLEQREGSAADFAHLMSACLRAVGLSARFVSGYVDRGAERGQQVPHAWVAVWVPGGGWVHVDPVYDQLVDERYVMLAWGRDLGDVAPLRGVAYSAEAAATLTVEVDLTRLSGEELDRLALHWGE; from the coding sequence ATGAGCCGCAACAAGGGTCGCCACTACCTCCTGGCGCACCGCGCCAGCTACAGCTATCCCGACGAGGTCACGAACTCGTACGGGCGAGCCTTGCTCCTGCCGCGGCAAATCAGCGGCCAGCGCGTCCACCACGCTGAACTCCAGGTGGATCCCGCGCCCGCAGAGTCCTCGGAGCGTCTCGATGTCGCCGGAAACCGGACGAGCTATTTCCACGTCACCGCACCGCACAAGATCCTGGAAGTCTCGGCCACGTCCTTGATCACAGTCACCCGGCGCCGCCCAGACCTGCACTCCATGCCCTCACCGGCCTGGGCGGACGCGGTCAGTGCGGTCTCCGGCGTCCGCGCCACCGGTCGCGGCGGGCAAGGTGAAGGACCGGCCGCCATCATGGCAGTCGTCGATGGAGTGCTCGCCTCGGAGTACGCCACTCCCTCGGAGGCGGTGCTCGAGTACGCGTTGCCCAGCTTCATGGGCGGCGTGACTCTGACCGAGGCGTTCATGGGTCTGTGCCGCCGGCTCTCCGAGGATCTGCAGTACCAGCCGGGTCATGCGGGGAGCTCGCTGGAGTCGGTCCTGGAGCAGCGTGAAGGCTCTGCGGCGGACTTCGCGCACCTGATGTCTGCCTGCCTGCGGGCCGTGGGGCTGTCCGCACGCTTCGTCTCGGGCTACGTGGACCGCGGTGCGGAGCGCGGTCAGCAGGTGCCGCACGCCTGGGTCGCGGTCTGGGTTCCCGGCGGGGGGTGGGTGCACGTGGACCCGGTGTACGACCAGCTGGTCGATGAGCGGTACGTGATGCTCGCCTGGGGCCGCGATCTGGGTGACGTCGCGCCACTGCGCGGAGTTGCGTATTCCGCCGAGGCCGCCGCCACTCTGACCGTAGAGGTCGACCTCACCCGGCTGAGCGGAGAGGAACTCGACCGGTTGGCGCTTCACTGGGGAGAGTAA
- a CDS encoding circularly permuted type 2 ATP-grasp protein, translating into MDLLDDYRSAGPGHDEMLQAAGSARQAWAELANDARIGSGDSLTRAQGDVITLLEDQGVTADDAHWRLDPLPVLVEDETWTDLSRGLRQRAELLDQILTDLYGERTLLTSGILPPEIVLGHPGYQRAAFGIQLPGTHQLLHGATDLARNADGAWTVLADRTDLPLGLGYAMADRRVVSEVFAGPYRHSRTKRLGPFYRALRQTLNVVAPALAGEDPRVAILAPSTQTAAFDHGYLSMLLGVPMVSGADLEVSEGRVWVRSLGGRQPVDVLMRGVRSAQADPLDLDPDSAGTAGLLEAARSGMVSVVNPLGAGVLESPALATYLPRLARALRDEELLLPSVVTYWCGERSMCSHVIANISRLILRSIGDSRPPVLGWELSLHDRADLAAEIASRPALWVGQEPVEASTTPAVQDGRLVPRATSMRAFTVSHEGDYAVMSGALGHVAADGTPPQVTLAAHELPRSAKDVWVLAGGTLEEADGGEEQPRSLPGRDGAVSLRSAEGLYRMGRHLERAESACRLLLAVADRWDDFHARPGASPEDAGGRALDVLLEALQQLTARASLPDLVIDGSREGSIAWTIAQLTRDASGVRDNLTPDAWVALSSMERALHRERERRRGREGAGEVGLAPVVLSIQGGLLALHGIVGESLVRDVGWMLLDTGRRLERARRLVTLLSATVASGYSRAVSELILDSVVGACESGITFRRRYPAGGVDGALELLLRDQANPRSLAFQLIELRRRFADLPEVAGGPSAGVARDALLTEVEEVLAEMSENRGEELPWSERHTELTAALDSMGWRLARLHEEITRVHLARPVAARWPGGGKQT; encoded by the coding sequence TTGGACCTGCTCGACGACTATCGCTCAGCTGGCCCCGGCCATGACGAGATGCTGCAAGCCGCGGGCTCCGCGCGCCAGGCTTGGGCAGAGCTTGCCAATGACGCCCGCATCGGTTCCGGCGACAGCCTCACTCGCGCACAAGGTGACGTCATCACCCTGCTGGAGGATCAGGGTGTCACTGCCGACGATGCCCACTGGCGCCTCGATCCACTGCCGGTACTCGTCGAGGATGAGACCTGGACCGACCTCAGCCGCGGCCTCCGGCAACGAGCCGAGTTGCTCGACCAGATCCTCACCGACCTCTACGGCGAGCGCACGCTGCTCACCTCCGGCATCCTCCCGCCGGAGATCGTGCTCGGGCATCCGGGCTATCAGCGCGCGGCCTTCGGCATTCAGTTGCCGGGAACGCATCAGCTGCTTCACGGAGCCACCGACCTGGCTCGCAATGCCGATGGCGCCTGGACGGTACTGGCCGATCGTACCGACCTTCCGCTCGGACTGGGCTATGCCATGGCCGACCGGCGCGTGGTCTCCGAGGTCTTCGCCGGCCCGTACCGGCACTCGCGCACCAAACGCCTCGGGCCCTTCTACCGGGCGCTGCGGCAAACGCTGAACGTCGTCGCCCCGGCACTCGCCGGCGAGGATCCCCGGGTGGCCATCCTGGCCCCCAGCACCCAGACCGCGGCCTTCGATCACGGCTACCTGTCCATGCTGCTCGGCGTACCCATGGTCTCCGGCGCTGACCTCGAGGTCAGCGAGGGGCGCGTGTGGGTCCGCTCCTTGGGTGGGCGGCAACCGGTCGACGTCCTCATGCGCGGTGTGCGCTCCGCCCAGGCTGATCCCCTGGATCTCGACCCCGATTCGGCCGGCACCGCCGGACTACTGGAGGCGGCGCGGTCCGGCATGGTGAGTGTGGTCAATCCGCTGGGGGCCGGCGTCCTGGAGTCGCCGGCGCTGGCCACCTATCTCCCCCGCCTGGCTCGCGCGCTGCGCGATGAGGAACTGCTGCTGCCCTCGGTGGTGACCTACTGGTGTGGTGAGCGGTCGATGTGCTCGCACGTGATCGCCAACATCTCCCGCCTGATCTTGCGCTCCATCGGTGACTCGCGCCCCCCGGTACTCGGCTGGGAACTCAGCCTCCACGACCGTGCCGACCTCGCGGCGGAGATTGCCTCCCGGCCCGCCCTCTGGGTCGGCCAGGAACCGGTCGAGGCCTCGACCACCCCGGCAGTGCAGGACGGTCGGCTGGTGCCGCGGGCCACCAGCATGCGCGCCTTCACCGTGAGTCATGAGGGCGATTACGCCGTGATGTCCGGGGCGCTTGGCCACGTCGCTGCCGACGGGACTCCGCCTCAGGTCACGCTGGCCGCGCACGAGCTTCCTCGTAGCGCCAAGGACGTGTGGGTGCTCGCCGGTGGGACGCTGGAGGAGGCGGACGGCGGTGAGGAGCAGCCCCGTTCGCTGCCCGGCCGGGACGGCGCGGTCTCCCTACGCAGCGCCGAGGGCCTCTACCGAATGGGTCGCCACCTCGAGCGGGCCGAGTCGGCTTGCCGGCTGCTGCTGGCGGTGGCTGACCGGTGGGACGACTTCCATGCCCGGCCCGGTGCCAGTCCCGAGGACGCCGGTGGCCGGGCACTCGACGTCCTGCTGGAGGCCTTGCAGCAGCTCACCGCGCGGGCCTCCCTTCCGGACCTGGTCATCGACGGCTCGCGCGAGGGCAGCATCGCCTGGACCATCGCCCAGCTCACTCGCGATGCCTCGGGTGTGCGCGACAACCTCACCCCCGATGCCTGGGTGGCGCTGTCCTCGATGGAGCGCGCGCTGCATCGGGAACGTGAACGCCGTCGCGGTCGAGAGGGGGCCGGGGAGGTCGGCCTGGCTCCGGTGGTGCTGTCGATCCAAGGTGGGCTGCTCGCGCTGCACGGCATTGTGGGGGAGTCCCTCGTCCGCGATGTCGGATGGATGCTCCTCGATACCGGCCGGCGCCTGGAGCGGGCGCGGCGACTGGTCACCTTGCTGTCGGCCACCGTGGCTTCGGGCTACAGCCGAGCGGTCAGCGAACTCATCCTCGATTCGGTCGTGGGCGCGTGCGAGTCCGGCATCACCTTCCGCCGGCGCTACCCGGCCGGAGGAGTCGACGGCGCCCTGGAACTCCTGCTGCGCGACCAGGCCAATCCGCGCTCGCTCGCCTTCCAGCTCATCGAGTTGCGGCGCCGCTTCGCCGATCTGCCGGAAGTTGCCGGTGGTCCGAGCGCGGGCGTGGCGCGCGATGCCCTCCTCACCGAGGTCGAGGAGGTGCTTGCCGAGATGAGTGAGAACCGTGGCGAGGAACTTCCGTGGAGCGAGCGGCACACGGAACTCACCGCAGCATTGGATTCCATGGGCTGGCGGCTGGCTCGCCTGCATGAGGAGATCACCCGGGTGCACCTTGCGCGCCCGGTCGCGGCGCGCTGGCCCGGGGGAGGGAAGCAGACATGA
- a CDS encoding TetR/AcrR family transcriptional regulator, with amino-acid sequence MPKIIGATLAEHRTRTRTALFDALSALMRERGFDAISLADIAGRAGIGRTAVYNHFPDKETLLLAFIEHETEQYLAGLEEALAHVSEPVEKLRVYVRQQLALAPDYHFAPGPDLKQVISRGGLSRLRGHVAQVENLLRGILREAIAAGDLPEQNLDSVVPLVHSCLSGRPTPSEEPERSAYLDSTEAFVLRAVGARQPAIV; translated from the coding sequence ATGCCGAAGATCATCGGGGCGACGCTTGCCGAGCACCGTACCCGCACCCGCACCGCCCTGTTCGATGCGCTGTCCGCCCTCATGCGTGAACGCGGTTTCGACGCCATCTCCCTGGCGGACATCGCCGGTCGCGCCGGCATCGGCCGCACCGCGGTCTACAACCACTTCCCTGACAAGGAAACGCTGCTCCTCGCCTTCATCGAGCACGAGACCGAGCAATACCTCGCCGGACTCGAAGAAGCGCTCGCGCACGTGAGCGAACCGGTGGAGAAGCTGCGGGTCTACGTCCGCCAGCAGCTCGCCCTGGCCCCGGACTATCACTTCGCTCCCGGGCCCGACCTCAAGCAGGTGATCTCCCGCGGAGGACTCTCGCGGCTACGGGGTCACGTCGCCCAGGTGGAGAACCTGTTGCGCGGCATCCTGCGCGAGGCGATTGCGGCCGGAGACCTGCCTGAGCAGAACCTGGATTCCGTGGTGCCGCTGGTGCACTCCTGCTTGAGTGGGCGCCCGACGCCCTCGGAAGAACCCGAGCGTTCGGCCTACCTCGACTCCACGGAGGCCTTCGTCCTGCGCGCGGTCGGCGCTCGCCAGCCCGCCATCGTCTGA
- a CDS encoding vWA domain-containing protein: MIDMTFRMIWPLWAILLVLGPALLLCGWAWWHAHRAPTSDGGGSAWLRRGAMVLLTGIIGLTPAMPADTEEVATAADVFIVVDRTGSMVAEDYDDGRPRLEGVRHDIDQILTAFPGARFSVIAFDSQPTRVVPLTNDTRALRSWTETLRQEITHYSAGTSIDRPLPEMETALANSVERNPGHVRLVFFLSDGENTDGDLSDPQQQRSFAPLAGDIDAGAVLGYGTAEGGQMRSYDGTADSGPGTDAPWIIDPATDEPAISRLDEANLQRVAEEMGLPYRHRHAPEPLDDAVTAIDIEEIAEDGRRDVETYRDVTWPFALLLVGLAGWEAFYLGGRLRRLKEVG, translated from the coding sequence ATGATCGACATGACCTTCCGGATGATCTGGCCGCTGTGGGCGATCCTCCTGGTGCTCGGGCCGGCGCTGCTGCTGTGCGGATGGGCCTGGTGGCACGCCCACCGGGCCCCGACCTCGGACGGCGGTGGCTCCGCGTGGCTGCGGCGTGGTGCGATGGTGCTCCTGACCGGCATCATCGGCCTGACTCCGGCCATGCCTGCTGACACCGAAGAGGTTGCGACTGCTGCGGATGTGTTCATCGTGGTCGACCGCACCGGCTCGATGGTCGCCGAGGACTATGACGACGGGCGCCCTCGCCTGGAAGGCGTGCGACACGACATCGACCAGATTCTCACCGCCTTTCCGGGGGCGCGTTTCTCCGTCATCGCCTTCGATTCCCAGCCCACCCGGGTGGTTCCGCTCACCAACGACACCCGGGCACTGCGTTCCTGGACCGAGACGCTGCGGCAGGAGATCACCCACTACTCCGCGGGCACCTCGATCGACCGGCCCCTGCCGGAGATGGAGACAGCCTTGGCGAACTCCGTGGAACGCAACCCCGGGCATGTGCGGCTCGTCTTCTTCCTCTCCGATGGTGAGAACACCGATGGCGACCTCTCTGATCCCCAGCAGCAGCGTTCCTTCGCTCCACTCGCCGGTGACATCGACGCCGGGGCGGTGCTGGGCTACGGGACGGCGGAGGGCGGCCAGATGCGCTCCTATGACGGCACGGCGGACTCCGGCCCCGGAACAGATGCGCCCTGGATCATCGACCCCGCCACCGATGAGCCCGCCATCTCACGCCTTGACGAGGCGAACCTGCAGCGCGTGGCCGAGGAGATGGGTTTGCCCTACCGGCACCGCCATGCCCCGGAGCCGCTCGACGACGCCGTGACCGCCATCGATATCGAAGAAATCGCTGAGGACGGCCGGCGGGACGTCGAGACCTATCGCGACGTGACGTGGCCGTTCGCGCTGCTGCTTGTCGGCTTGGCAGGCTGGGAGGCCTTCTACCTGGGCGGACGTCTCCGTCGGCTGAAGGAGGTGGGCTGA
- a CDS encoding vWA domain-containing protein — protein sequence MVTPWLWPLLILGVIAAGSLGYQLRRVAAQREVTYVANSAYLTELPEYRRRMGLLRGGLTVAGVCLVVVVVAASVLASRPVDRDLRNEELASRDIVLCLDVSGSMIEFGSQTAEALIDIVDHFEGERIALSIWNNASRLVFPLTDDYDMVQEELAYAAEALDFDPTSFIYDPDDYERLIHYLAGTVNYAILDGSLIGDGLANCIFEFDVADQERSRSVIFLTDNVAMGESTFALEEVYELASERDITIHGLYAAADEYATEATRAEFERLTLEHGGLFVEALNPASVAPVVEAIEEEQTVALEGNPTVVETDQPQRWFPWLPLGLAGFLLVVWRLRA from the coding sequence ATGGTGACTCCGTGGCTGTGGCCACTGCTGATCCTGGGCGTGATCGCCGCGGGATCCCTGGGCTACCAGTTGCGTCGCGTGGCGGCGCAGCGCGAGGTGACCTACGTGGCGAACTCCGCCTACCTCACCGAGCTGCCGGAGTACCGGCGCCGGATGGGACTCCTGCGCGGCGGATTGACGGTCGCGGGTGTCTGCCTGGTGGTGGTTGTGGTCGCGGCCTCGGTCCTCGCCTCCCGGCCGGTGGATCGCGATCTGCGCAACGAGGAGCTGGCCTCGCGCGACATCGTGCTGTGCCTGGACGTGTCCGGCTCCATGATCGAGTTCGGATCGCAGACGGCAGAAGCGTTGATCGACATCGTGGATCACTTTGAGGGCGAGCGCATCGCGCTGAGCATCTGGAACAACGCTTCGCGCCTCGTCTTCCCGCTCACCGACGACTACGACATGGTCCAGGAAGAACTCGCTTACGCTGCCGAGGCGCTCGACTTCGATCCCACCTCCTTCATCTACGACCCGGACGACTATGAGCGGCTGATCCACTACCTCGCCGGAACCGTCAACTACGCGATCCTTGACGGATCCCTCATCGGCGATGGTCTGGCGAACTGCATCTTCGAGTTCGATGTGGCCGACCAGGAGCGTTCGCGGTCGGTGATCTTCCTGACCGACAACGTCGCCATGGGGGAGTCGACTTTCGCTCTGGAGGAGGTCTACGAACTGGCCTCGGAACGTGACATCACGATTCATGGCTTGTATGCCGCGGCCGACGAGTACGCCACCGAGGCCACACGAGCCGAGTTCGAGCGTCTTACCCTGGAGCACGGCGGCCTCTTCGTCGAAGCCTTGAACCCGGCCTCGGTGGCCCCGGTGGTGGAGGCCATCGAGGAGGAACAGACCGTGGCCCTGGAGGGCAACCCGACCGTGGTCGAGACCGATCAGCCGCAGCGATGGTTCCCCTGGTTGCCGCTCGGGCTGGCCGGGTTCCTCCTGGTGGTCTGGAGGTTGCGGGCATGA
- a CDS encoding DUF58 domain-containing protein — translation MSTASRLAAVRARIDLPTLRRAAGLLDGRHRSIFSGHGQDFDDQVEYHPGDDVSDIDWKSSARAGHPIIRRFVRESNLSVVFLVDTGRTMAASAASGEQKSEVALLAADVIAFLARQRGDTVGLLAGDAERIQHLPARSGTEHMELLLRVVEKSFDVTAPAADVGRLLDRALTMITRRSLMVLLTDEARPGPEHEDALRRLRTRHEVMVVHVADLLAAGAGPQVTADVDTGRTLPAFLRADARLANEAAMAATARRDEVQALLRRRGIEGVTMTGTDAVVDQLIDLLRRQRRVARR, via the coding sequence ATGTCCACCGCCTCCCGTCTTGCCGCCGTTCGCGCGCGGATCGACCTGCCCACGCTGCGTCGCGCGGCCGGTCTGCTCGACGGGCGCCACCGCTCGATCTTCTCCGGCCACGGTCAGGACTTCGACGACCAGGTCGAGTACCACCCGGGGGATGATGTCTCGGACATCGACTGGAAGTCCTCGGCGCGGGCGGGTCACCCGATCATCCGGCGCTTTGTGCGGGAATCGAACCTCTCGGTGGTGTTCCTCGTCGACACCGGCCGCACCATGGCGGCATCGGCGGCATCCGGGGAGCAGAAGTCCGAGGTGGCGCTGCTCGCCGCCGATGTCATTGCCTTTCTCGCCCGCCAACGCGGCGACACGGTCGGCCTCCTGGCCGGAGACGCCGAGCGGATCCAGCACCTGCCGGCCCGCTCGGGCACGGAGCACATGGAGTTGCTCCTGCGCGTGGTGGAGAAGTCCTTTGACGTCACCGCCCCCGCGGCCGATGTCGGCCGTCTGCTGGACCGGGCGCTGACCATGATCACGCGGCGTTCCCTCATGGTGCTCCTGACCGATGAAGCCCGGCCCGGGCCCGAGCACGAGGATGCCTTGCGCCGCCTGCGCACGAGGCATGAGGTGATGGTGGTGCACGTGGCCGACCTCCTGGCTGCGGGAGCGGGGCCACAGGTGACAGCCGATGTCGATACCGGCCGGACCTTGCCGGCCTTCTTGCGCGCCGATGCCCGCCTGGCGAACGAAGCCGCCATGGCGGCCACGGCGCGGCGTGATGAGGTCCAGGCCCTGTTGCGGCGTCGCGGCATCGAGGGTGTGACGATGACCGGCACGGACGCCGTCGTTGACCAGCTCATCGATCTGCTGAGGAGGCAGCGCCGTGTGGCCCGCCGCTGA
- a CDS encoding AAA family ATPase encodes MSSDIEQVEPVTAEEAQRAVDLVGRVERIFGQKVIGQDALRTALVSALLAGGHILLESVPGLAKTTAASTLAQAVSGSFHRIQCTPDLMPNDIVGTQIFNYATNEFSTQLGPVHANFVLMDEINRSSAKTQSAMLEAMQERQTSIGGEIYPLPHPFMTLATQNPIEEEGTYVLPEAQMDRFLMKEVVTYPAPGEEVEILDLVSAQGRGRKPESIEPITIEEVLYLQSLVSRVYVDLSIRQYIVALINTTRGGGPRPLPNFTDHVRVGASPRGGIALMQVAQAIALMAGRSYVVPDDVKALRHAVLRHRLVRTYDALANNVAPEALIDAVFATVPTP; translated from the coding sequence ATGAGCAGCGACATCGAGCAGGTGGAACCGGTCACCGCCGAAGAGGCCCAGCGGGCAGTCGACCTGGTCGGCCGGGTGGAACGCATCTTCGGCCAGAAGGTCATCGGGCAGGACGCCCTGCGCACTGCCCTGGTCTCGGCGCTGCTCGCCGGCGGGCACATCCTGCTGGAGTCCGTGCCGGGACTGGCGAAGACCACGGCAGCCTCCACCCTGGCCCAGGCCGTCTCGGGCAGCTTCCATCGCATCCAGTGCACGCCCGACCTCATGCCCAACGACATCGTGGGCACGCAGATCTTCAACTACGCCACCAACGAGTTCTCCACCCAGCTTGGCCCGGTGCATGCGAACTTCGTGCTGATGGACGAGATCAACCGTTCCTCGGCCAAGACCCAGTCGGCGATGCTCGAGGCGATGCAGGAGCGTCAGACCTCCATCGGCGGCGAGATCTACCCGCTGCCCCATCCCTTCATGACGCTGGCCACGCAGAACCCCATCGAGGAGGAGGGCACCTACGTCCTCCCCGAGGCGCAGATGGACCGCTTCCTGATGAAGGAGGTCGTCACCTACCCTGCGCCCGGCGAGGAGGTGGAGATCCTCGATCTGGTCTCCGCTCAAGGCCGGGGCCGCAAGCCTGAATCGATCGAGCCGATCACCATCGAGGAGGTCCTCTACCTGCAGAGCCTGGTCTCGCGGGTCTATGTGGATCTCTCAATCCGGCAGTACATCGTGGCGCTGATCAACACCACTCGCGGTGGCGGCCCGCGCCCGCTACCGAACTTCACCGATCACGTCCGCGTGGGCGCCTCGCCCCGAGGTGGCATCGCCCTGATGCAGGTCGCCCAGGCGATCGCGCTGATGGCTGGTCGCAGCTACGTTGTTCCCGACGACGTCAAGGCCCTGCGTCACGCGGTGCTCCGCCACCGCCTGGTGCGCACTTACGACGCACTGGCCAACAATGTGGCTCCGGAAGCGCTCATCGACGCCGTCTTCGCCACGGTGCCCACTCCCTGA
- a CDS encoding ABC transporter substrate-binding protein: protein MARTAPHRRTLIPTLLGAMMVMAACGNAGADTSEEATSSATAPAAEGEQEAVQGGTLRVAFREDIENYDPHQRPQLVARTVSRNIADTLTDQDPETGEIVPWLAESWEISEDVTEFTFQLRQDVTFSDGTPLTAEVVKANFDRIIDIGPLAFVSAGLLRGYVESEVTGEHEVTVRFEEPNAQFLQATAVQSLSILAPATLDLPPEEVAAGNVIGSGPFTLESYDPNDGIHLAVREDYAWGSPLYENEGRAYFDEVEISFITESTTQAGAVASGQVDYAYPLAAESVPGLAESQAELHPTVMPAIAIPIVPLLHREVFEDERTRRALSLATDREALVNSAFQGLYEPATGVLTPSNPGYADLSDLLDHDPEEAERLLEEAGWTEIGPDGIRATPDGERLSVEIQYTSTTYETMFELLQHQWAQAGIEFILTPVADLSDYSIHDYPFDLSTWSQTRADADVLRTVYSSFYENQSFLLGHADEEVDDLLATLQSTVDEQDRLVVSEEVQRLLVERGYTVPLFDLTQYSAYHQLTGVGADLEGKPLFVDFRRAD, encoded by the coding sequence ATGGCTCGAACGGCCCCACATCGCCGCACCCTCATCCCGACGCTCCTCGGCGCCATGATGGTGATGGCGGCCTGTGGGAATGCCGGCGCCGACACCTCCGAAGAGGCCACCAGCAGCGCAACCGCACCGGCCGCTGAGGGTGAGCAGGAAGCCGTCCAGGGAGGCACGCTTCGAGTGGCTTTCCGCGAGGACATCGAGAACTACGATCCCCACCAGCGCCCGCAGCTCGTCGCGCGAACCGTCTCGCGCAACATCGCCGACACCCTCACCGACCAGGATCCCGAGACCGGCGAGATCGTGCCCTGGCTGGCCGAGAGCTGGGAGATCAGCGAGGACGTCACGGAGTTCACCTTCCAGCTGCGCCAGGACGTCACCTTCTCCGACGGGACCCCGCTCACCGCCGAGGTGGTCAAAGCGAACTTCGACCGCATCATCGACATCGGCCCCCTGGCCTTCGTGTCCGCTGGGTTGCTCCGCGGCTATGTGGAGTCCGAGGTGACCGGGGAGCACGAGGTGACGGTCCGCTTCGAGGAGCCGAACGCCCAGTTCCTCCAGGCGACGGCGGTGCAGTCGCTGAGCATCCTGGCCCCGGCCACCCTCGACCTGCCTCCGGAGGAGGTGGCCGCAGGGAACGTCATCGGCTCCGGCCCCTTCACCTTGGAGTCCTACGACCCCAATGACGGCATCCACCTGGCGGTGCGCGAGGACTACGCGTGGGGCTCCCCGCTCTACGAGAACGAAGGACGTGCCTACTTCGACGAGGTCGAGATCAGCTTCATCACCGAGTCCACCACGCAGGCCGGGGCCGTCGCCTCGGGGCAGGTGGACTACGCCTACCCCCTCGCGGCCGAGTCGGTGCCGGGCCTGGCGGAGAGTCAGGCTGAGCTACACCCCACGGTCATGCCGGCGATCGCCATCCCGATCGTGCCGCTGCTGCACCGCGAGGTCTTCGAGGACGAGCGCACCCGCCGTGCCCTGAGCCTCGCCACCGATCGCGAGGCCCTCGTGAACTCCGCCTTCCAAGGCCTCTACGAGCCGGCCACCGGGGTGCTCACGCCCTCGAACCCGGGTTACGCCGATCTCTCTGACCTCCTTGATCACGATCCGGAGGAAGCCGAGCGCTTGCTGGAAGAGGCCGGGTGGACCGAGATCGGGCCAGACGGCATTCGCGCCACACCCGATGGCGAACGCCTCTCGGTGGAGATCCAGTACACCTCCACCACCTACGAGACGATGTTCGAGCTGCTCCAGCACCAGTGGGCCCAGGCCGGGATCGAGTTCATCCTCACGCCGGTGGCCGACCTCTCGGACTACAGCATCCACGACTACCCCTTCGACCTGAGCACGTGGTCTCAGACCCGGGCCGATGCCGACGTGCTGCGCACGGTCTACTCCTCCTTCTACGAGAACCAGTCTTTCCTTCTCGGGCACGCCGACGAGGAGGTGGACGATCTGCTCGCCACCCTGCAGTCGACCGTCGATGAACAGGATCGCCTGGTGGTCTCCGAGGAGGTGCAGCGGCTGCTCGTCGAGCGCGGGTACACGGTGCCGCTCTTCGATCTCACCCAGTACTCCGCGTATCACCAGCTCACCGGTGTGGGGGCTGACCTTGAGGGCAAACCGCTCTTCGTGGACTTCCGCCGCGCGGACTGA